The proteins below are encoded in one region of Sander lucioperca isolate FBNREF2018 chromosome 11, SLUC_FBN_1.2, whole genome shotgun sequence:
- the tm6sf2 gene encoding transmembrane 6 superfamily member 2 has translation METLVFLFSFSSLGILYAMNTIPEFQEPYMILATGVAVLVVVFLFYFLITRGNPPKDALFFVFAVFSFTCVIDLMSALEYDGIISGFMEFYQKTGEPYLGTAYGIMMCYWDGIVHFIMYLMMISRITDRKAYRTLGLFWAGSLCANMSVFIAGIVAGKYGSEIHPAFWLNFLFLLMPVWGAITLFIRPKDRPLIGGYNAQHAQSMKLIWRPSDLVLVLLLLAAMAFTALRGLAALDSPLEACSIYLKHYEPYLKDPVGYPRVMMLHLFFYGLPLLGAFVYGLLKPGCSWMSDWTVFLAGAMIQCQWAHIGGSLHPRTTAPFRIPDDAFWCVLAANLLYTLTPILVALRVYSNHYFFLKIAPFPGQTGLPNSEEKDTKYKDK, from the exons ATGGAGACCTTagtctttttattttcattttcttcccTTGGCATTCTTTATGCCATGAACACCATTCCTGAGTTTCAAGA GCCTTATATGATCTTGGCGACCGGGGTCGCTGTGTTGGTGGTCGTGTTTCTGTTCTATTTCCTCATCACTCGTGGCAACCCACCTAAAGACGCTTTATTCTTTG TTTTTGCTGTATTTTCCTTTACTTGTGTCATTGACCTGATGAGTGCCTTGGAATATGATGGCATTATCTCCGGTTTTATGGAATTCTATCAAAAGACA GGAGAACCCTATCTGGGGACAGCCTATGGCATCATGATGTGTTACTGGGATGGAATAGTGCACTTTATCATGTACCTGATGATGATCAGCAGGATAACAGACAG GAAAGCCTACCGTACCCTGGGCTTGTTCTGGGCTGGCTCTTTGTGTGCCAACATGAGTGTGTTCATTGCCGGCATAGTGGCAG GTAAATATGGGTCAGAGATCCATCCAGCCTTCTGGCTCAACTTCCTCTTCCTTTTGATGCCTGTATGGGGAGCCATCACACTATTCATCAGGCCCAAGGACAGACCACTAATCGGTGGATACAAT GCCCAGCATGCTCAGAGCATGAAGCTGATCTGGCGTCCCTCGGATCTGGTCCTGGTGCTGCTCCTGTTAGCTGCCATGGCCTTCACTGCGCTGAGAGGCTTG GCGGCTCTGGACTCTCCACTCGAAGCCTGTTCCATCTACCTGAAACACTATGAACCCTACCTGAAGGATCCTGTGGGCTACCCCAGAGTGATG ATGCTGCACTTGTTCTTCTATGGACTACCTCTGTTGGGTGCATTTGTTTACGGTCTCCTCAAGCCCGGGTGCTCATGGATGTCAGACTGGACTGTATTCTTAGCTGGAGCCATGATCCAG TGCCAGTGGGCCCACATCGGGGGGTCCCTCCACCCTCGTACTACAGCTCCATTTCGTATCCCAGATGATGCTTTCTGGTGTGTGCTGGCAGCTAACTTGCTCTACACACTTACTCCCATCCTGGTGGCCTTGCGGGTTTACAGTAACCACTATTTCTTCCTGAAGATTGCCCCCTTTCCTGGGCAGACAGGTTTGCCAAACAGCGAGGAGAAAGATACTAAGTACAAAGACAAATAA